A stretch of Gossypium hirsutum isolate 1008001.06 chromosome A06, Gossypium_hirsutum_v2.1, whole genome shotgun sequence DNA encodes these proteins:
- the LOC107897727 gene encoding DNA repair protein recA homolog 3, mitochondrial, protein MASFLRNVSSLKRSLFAPQVCRGGVLRSSSQLCNFSSKGRRKSKSDSSDSCDENMSKKDLALKLALDQITSSFGKGSIMWLGRAMSHRNVPVVSTGSFALDIALGIGGLPKGRVIEIFGPEASGKTTLALHVIAEAQKQGGYCAFVDAEHALDPALAETIGVNTENLLLSQPDCGEQALSLVDTLIRSGSVDVVVVDSVAALVPKGELDGEMGDAHMAMQARLMSQALRKICHSLSLSQTILILINQVRSKLSTFGFGGPTEVTCGGNALKFYASVRLNIKRTGLVKKGEENIGSQVLVKVVKNKLAPPFKNAEFELEFGKGISREGEIIDLATKHKLVTKSGAYYSFNDRKLHGKEAFRRFLAENGSALDELVMRLREKLLDAERKKERQTDISDENTSEEPVPIETNDEEAVIAIEA, encoded by the exons ATGGCCAGCTTTCTTCGAAATGTTTCATCTCTTAAACGTTCTCTCTTCGCTCCACAG GTTTGTAGGGGAGGGGTGTTAAGGTCATCTTCTCAGCTGTGTAACTTTTCTTCAAAAG GTAGAAGGAAATCCAAGTCAGATTCAAGTGATTCGTGCGATGAGAATATGTCCAAGAAAGATTTAGCTCTAAAACTTGCCTTGGATCAGATTACGAGTTCTTTTGGAAAAGGATCTATCATGTGGCTTGGTCGTGCTATGTCTCATCGAAATGTTCCAGTAGTTTCCACTGGTTCTTTTGCTCTGGACATAGCACTTGGAATCGGTGGCCTTCCAAAA GGCCGTGTCATAGAGATATTTGGACCAGAGGCTTCTGGGAAAACGACACTTGCTTTACATGTAATTGCTGAAGCACAAAAGCAAGGAG GTTATTGTGCTTTTGTCGATGCTGAGCATGCTCTTGATCCTGCTCTAGCTGAGACAATTGGGGTGAACACTGAGAATTTGCTCCTTTCGCAACCAGATTGTGGAGAACAAGCTCTCAGTCTTGTGGACACCCTTATACGTAGTGGATCAGTTGATGTTGTAGTTGTTGACAGC GTAGCTGCCCTTGTGCCTAAAGGCGAGCTTGATGGCGAGATGGGTGATGCTCATATGGCAATGCAGGCTAGACTGATGAGCCAAGCTCTTCGTAAAATATGCCATTCCTTATCATTGTCTCAAACCATATTGATTTTAATAAATCAG GTGAGGTCAAAACTTTCGACATTTGGATTTGGTGGGCCAACCGAAGTTACCTGCGGTGGTAATGCCTTGAAGTTTTATGCTTCAGTGCGTCTAAATATAAAGAGAACAGGGCTTGTCAAGAAAGGAGAAGAG AATATTGGAAGTCAAGTTCTTGTGAAGGTTGTGAAGAACAAGCTTGCCCCTCCATTTAAGAATGCTGAATTTGAGCTTGAGTTTGGCAAGGGAATATCCCGGGAAGGGGAGATCATAGATTTGGCAACGAAACACAAACTTGTTACAAAGTCTGGCGCATACTACAGTTTCAACGACAGGAAACTCCATGGCAAGGAAGCCTTCAGAAGGTTTTTGGCTGAAAATGGAAGTGCTCTTGACGAACTTGTGATGAGACTTAGAGAAAAGCTACTAGATGCTGAGAGAAAGAAGGAACGGCAAACAGATATCTCGGATGAGAATACTTCAGAAGAACCAGTTCCAATTGAAACTAATGATGAAGAAGCTGTTATCGCCATTGAAGCTTAA
- the LOC107897728 gene encoding nucleosome assembly protein 1;2 gives MSNELVNFNMSGLGDALNAEARAGLVNALKNKLQSLAGDHSDVLESLSPIVRKRVEVLREIQSQHDELEARFFEERAALEAKYQKLYQPLYAKRYDIVNGLADAEGTANEAAKDQGEEKDAEEKGVPDFWLTAMKNNEVLSDEITERDEGALKYLKDIKWYRVEEPKGFKLEFYLDTNPYFKNTVLTKTYLMIDEDEPILEKAIGTEIEWYPGKCLTQKLLKKKPKKGSKNAKPITKTEECESFFNFFNPPQVPEDDEDIDEDTAEELQNQMEQDYDIGSTIRDKIIPHAVSWFTGEAIQGDELDIDDDEEDDDDDDEEEDDEEEDEDADDEDEDDDEGSKTKKKSAHKKSGKAVGDGQQGERPPECKQQ, from the exons ATGAGCAACGAATTAGTTAACTTCAACATGTCCGGTCTTGGCGATG CTCTTAATGCCGAAGCACGAGCTGGTCTCGTTAACGCTCTCAAG AATAAACTTCAAAGTCTTGCTGGGGATCACTCCGATGTGCTGGAGAGCCTATCACCGATTGTCAGGAAGCGTGTCGAGGTTCTTAGGGAGATCCAG AGCCAACATGATGAATTGGAGGCTAGGTTTTTTGAGGAGAGGGCTGCACTTGAAGCTAAATATCAAAAACTATATCAACCCTTGTATGCAAAG CGATATGATATTGTGAATGGCCTTGCTGATGCTGAAGGAACAGCAAATGAAGCTGCCAAGGACCAAGGAGAGGAGAAGGATGCTGAAG AGAAAGGGGTGCCTGATTTTTGGCTTACTGCAATGAAAAATAATGAAGTGCTCTCTGATGAG ATCACTGAGCGTGATGAAGGAGCTCTCAAGTATCTCAAGGATATTAAGTGGTACAGGGTAGAGGAACCCAAAGGATTCAAGCTTGAGTTTTACTTAGACACCAATCCTTATTTCAAGAATACTGTGCTGACAAAGACATATCTCATGATTGATGAAGATGAACCTATTCTTGAGAAAGCAATTGG GACTGAAATTGAATGGTATCCTGGAAAATGCTTAACGCAAAAGCTTCTTAAAAAGAAGCCTAAGAAGGGTTCAAAGAATGCCAAGCCAATCACTAAAACAGAGGAGTGTGAAAGTTTCTTCAACTTCTTCAATCCTCCGCAAGTTCCTGAGGATGATGAAGACATTGATGAAGATACT GCTGAGGAGCTACAAAATCAAATGGAACAAGATTATGACATCGG ATCAACAATTCGGGACAAGATTATTCCACATGCTGTGTCATGGTTTACAGGAGAAGCTATCCAGGGAGATGAGCTTGATATAGATGacgatgaagaagatgacgatgatgatgatgaggaaGAGGATGATGAGGAAGAGGATGAGGATGCTGACGATGAGGATGAGGATGATGACGAAGGAAGTAAGACCAAAAAGAAG TCGGCTCATAAG AAGAGTGGTAAAGCAGTAGGGGATGGGCAGCAAGGTGAGAGGCCTCCGGAATGCAAGCAGCAGTAG